The following coding sequences are from one Formosa haliotis window:
- a CDS encoding arsenate reductase family protein, whose amino-acid sequence MKKLYYLKTCNTCMRIIKELDLPSDVTLQDIKETPITVVQLEEMHKLSQSYEALFSKRAKLYKEMDLKNQHLEEADFKHYILDHYTFLSRPVLIYNNQIFIGNSKKMVAAAKEAIHE is encoded by the coding sequence ATGAAAAAGTTATATTACCTAAAAACATGTAATACCTGTATGCGTATTATTAAAGAATTAGACCTCCCTTCTGATGTTACTCTTCAAGACATAAAAGAAACTCCAATTACTGTAGTTCAACTTGAAGAAATGCATAAATTATCTCAAAGTTATGAAGCACTTTTTAGCAAGCGTGCTAAATTGTATAAAGAAATGGATTTAAAAAATCAGCATTTAGAGGAAGCCGATTTTAAACATTACATTTTAGACCACTATACATTTTTAAGTCGACCTGTTTTAATTTATAACAATCAAATTTTTATAGGAAACAGTAAAAAAATGGTTGCTGCAGCCAAAGAAGCCATACATGAATAA
- a CDS encoding DMT family transporter, producing the protein MNKRILALIAAFLVQVFYGLNFTFANDVIDGGYIKPFGFILLRLIGTTFLFWIFDFLVPKQKIAKKDFLLFLAASVFGMCINMLSFFKGLEYTTPIHASVIMTITPIMVLILSSMYLKEKISKTNVLGVFIGLAGAIILSVYGKSTNPGDNILLGNLLIIINAVSFSIYLIIIKKLTEKYHPFTFLKWLFLFGLILTTPFGYKEVLAVEWHTFPNYIWFAFSFVIVFATYGTYVLNPLALTQLRASTVSTFVYIQPVIAAIFALILGSDHLNLVKVIAAILIFLGVYLVTKKPKPITT; encoded by the coding sequence ATGAATAAACGTATTCTGGCTTTAATAGCAGCTTTTTTAGTTCAAGTTTTTTACGGTTTAAACTTCACCTTTGCCAACGATGTAATTGACGGAGGTTATATTAAACCTTTCGGGTTTATACTATTAAGGCTAATCGGGACAACCTTCCTATTTTGGATATTCGATTTTTTAGTTCCAAAACAAAAAATAGCGAAGAAAGATTTCTTATTGTTTCTAGCAGCCTCTGTTTTTGGAATGTGTATTAATATGCTTTCCTTTTTTAAAGGACTGGAGTACACTACACCTATTCACGCTTCGGTAATAATGACGATTACACCTATTATGGTTTTAATTCTATCGTCTATGTATTTGAAAGAAAAAATATCTAAAACCAATGTCCTTGGAGTTTTTATAGGTCTTGCCGGAGCTATAATTTTAAGTGTTTATGGTAAGTCCACAAATCCGGGCGATAATATTTTACTCGGAAATTTGCTCATCATTATAAACGCAGTTTCTTTTAGTATTTATCTTATTATCATTAAAAAACTTACAGAAAAATATCATCCTTTCACTTTTTTAAAATGGCTGTTTTTGTTTGGTTTAATACTTACTACTCCTTTTGGGTATAAAGAAGTACTAGCTGTAGAATGGCACACTTTCCCTAATTACATATGGTTTGCTTTTAGTTTTGTAATTGTATTTGCTACGTATGGCACCTATGTTTTAAATCCGTTAGCACTTACGCAATTACGCGCATCTACAGTAAGCACCTTTGTATATATCCAACCCGTTATTGCAGCAATTTTTGCGCTTATTTTAGGATCAGATCATTTAAATTTGGTAAAAGTAATAGCAGCAATTTTAATCTTTTTAGGCGTATATTTAGTAACCAAAAAACCGAAGCCTATTACCACCTAA
- a CDS encoding acyl-CoA thioesterase, with protein MYIKQFEIRWSDIDANRHLANSAYTNFMSHTRMAFLIEKGFSAKELAHYNLGPVVFYEHMYYFKEAFLGQPIQVGLEVSGLSEDGMFFKFEHNFYNHKGENIANCEMLGAWMDLKTRKLTALPEELLSLADVFPKSENFKILTKADTRQGGKIPRPLRV; from the coding sequence ATGTATATAAAACAATTTGAAATACGTTGGAGTGATATAGATGCTAATAGACATTTAGCTAATTCTGCTTATACTAATTTTATGAGTCATACCAGGATGGCGTTTTTAATCGAGAAGGGATTCTCTGCAAAGGAACTCGCACACTATAATCTTGGTCCCGTAGTGTTTTACGAGCATATGTATTATTTTAAAGAAGCCTTTTTAGGGCAACCCATACAAGTGGGCTTGGAAGTTTCTGGTTTAAGTGAAGATGGAATGTTTTTTAAATTTGAACATAATTTCTATAATCATAAAGGGGAAAATATAGCGAACTGCGAAATGCTTGGAGCTTGGATGGATCTAAAAACTAGAAAACTTACGGCTTTACCAGAAGAATTATTAAGTTTAGCCGATGTATTTCCTAAATCTGAAAACTTTAAAATATTAACTAAGGCAGATACAAGGCAAGGAGGAAAAATACCAAGGCCATTACGGGTTTAG
- a CDS encoding YicC/YloC family endoribonuclease, producing the protein MIYSMTGYGKSVIQLPTKKISIEVKSLNSKNLDLNTRMPSFYREKELTLRKLIADKLERGKIDFSIFVEMTGEETSTQINKPVVKEYLKQLKDIVDGDATELLKMAVRFPDALNTERHDIDEDEWATVLNEIHAALQHINEYRLDEGKVLEQDFKNRIASIEALLENVIAIDPERIEAVRERLRKGVEDLKEKVDENRFEQELVYYIEKYDITEEKVRLKNHLEYFITALNSTDSNGKKLGFISQEIGREINTIGSKSNYAPMQQLVVQMKDELEKIKEQLLNVL; encoded by the coding sequence ATGATATATTCAATGACGGGTTACGGTAAATCTGTAATACAATTACCGACCAAAAAAATTTCAATAGAAGTAAAATCACTAAACAGTAAAAACCTAGATTTGAATACGCGAATGCCATCTTTTTATAGAGAAAAAGAATTGACTTTACGTAAACTAATTGCCGACAAGCTAGAACGAGGAAAAATAGACTTTTCGATCTTTGTTGAAATGACTGGTGAAGAAACTTCTACACAAATTAACAAACCAGTTGTAAAAGAATATTTAAAACAATTGAAAGATATTGTTGATGGAGATGCTACCGAACTCCTAAAAATGGCGGTTCGTTTTCCAGATGCTTTAAATACCGAACGTCACGATATAGATGAAGACGAATGGGCTACAGTATTAAACGAAATTCATGCCGCATTACAACATATAAACGAATATCGTTTAGATGAAGGAAAAGTATTAGAACAGGATTTTAAAAATAGAATTGCCTCTATAGAAGCGCTTTTAGAAAATGTTATTGCCATAGACCCAGAACGTATCGAGGCTGTTAGAGAACGCTTACGTAAGGGAGTAGAAGATTTGAAGGAAAAAGTTGACGAAAATCGCTTTGAACAAGAATTGGTATACTACATTGAAAAATACGATATCACCGAAGAAAAAGTACGTTTGAAAAATCATTTAGAGTACTTTATCACTGCCTTGAATTCCACCGATTCTAACGGAAAAAAATTAGGATTCATTTCTCAAGAAATCGGACGCGAAATTAATACTATTGGCTCTAAGAGTAACTATGCTCCTATGCAACAATTAGTTGTGCAAATGAAGGACGAATTAGAAAAAATTAAAGAACAACTTTTAAACGTATTATAA
- the gmk gene encoding guanylate kinase translates to MSKGKLIVFSAPSGSGKTTIVRHLLGIEALNLEFSISATSREKRGTEEHAKDYYFLSLEDFKSNIKNDNFLEWEEVYRDNFYGTLKSEVERIWALGKHVIFDIDVSGGLRIKRKFPEETLSIFVKPPSIDELKIRLKKRKTETEDKINMRVAKASAELATAPLFDCIIENDTLEHALAEAEKVVSEFISKP, encoded by the coding sequence ATGTCGAAAGGGAAACTTATCGTTTTTTCTGCGCCTTCAGGCTCTGGAAAAACAACCATAGTAAGACACCTACTTGGTATTGAAGCTTTAAATTTAGAATTTTCTATTTCGGCTACATCACGAGAAAAACGAGGTACAGAAGAACACGCTAAAGACTACTATTTCTTGTCTTTAGAAGACTTTAAATCTAACATTAAAAACGATAATTTCTTAGAATGGGAAGAAGTATATCGCGATAACTTTTACGGCACACTAAAAAGTGAAGTCGAGCGTATTTGGGCTTTAGGAAAACATGTTATTTTCGATATCGATGTTTCTGGCGGATTACGAATTAAACGTAAATTTCCAGAAGAGACCCTTTCTATATTTGTAAAACCACCAAGTATAGATGAATTAAAAATTCGTTTAAAAAAGCGTAAAACAGAAACAGAAGACAAAATAAATATGCGCGTTGCAAAAGCTTCTGCAGAATTGGCAACCGCACCTTTATTCGATTGTATTATAGAAAATGACACCTTAGAACATGCCCTTGCCGAGGCCGAAAAAGTTGTTTCAGAATTTATAAGCAAACCTTAA
- the nadD gene encoding nicotinate (nicotinamide) nucleotide adenylyltransferase: MKIGLYFGTFNPIHIGHLAIANHLAEYSDLDQVWMVVTPHNPFKKKSTLLDNHHRLEMVYQATKDYDKIMASNIEFNLPQPNYTINTLTYLNEKHPNYEFSLIMGEDNLKGFHKWKNHDLILDQHHIYVYPRISEGRVETQFNSHDKIHRIDAPIMEISSTFIRQAVSNGKNCKPLLPINVWKYIDEMNFYK; the protein is encoded by the coding sequence ATGAAAATCGGTCTTTATTTTGGCACCTTCAATCCTATACACATAGGACATTTAGCCATTGCCAATCACTTGGCAGAATACAGTGATTTAGATCAGGTTTGGATGGTTGTTACCCCCCATAACCCGTTTAAAAAGAAAAGTACACTTTTAGATAACCATCATCGTCTAGAAATGGTGTATCAAGCGACAAAAGATTACGATAAGATTATGGCAAGTAATATAGAGTTTAATTTACCTCAGCCTAATTACACCATCAATACACTTACGTATCTTAATGAAAAGCACCCAAATTATGAGTTTTCTCTTATTATGGGTGAAGACAATTTAAAAGGATTTCATAAATGGAAAAACCATGATCTTATTTTGGATCAACACCATATTTATGTGTATCCCAGAATTTCTGAAGGTAGAGTTGAAACCCAGTTTAATTCTCATGATAAAATACATCGTATTGATGCCCCGATTATGGAAATTTCTTCAACCTTTATACGACAAGCGGTTAGTAATGGAAAGAACTGCAAACCTTTGCTCCCCATAAATGTATGGAAATACATAGACGAAATGAATTTTTACAAATAA
- the lysM gene encoding peptidoglycan-binding protein LysM: MGLFSFIKDAGANIFGKGKSSTNEASDAAAAAAATLAAETAAASKLKETISDLNLKVSDLNVVIAGDKATVTGMAYDQTTKEKVVLVVGNSSGIATVDDEMTVEHAEPEAQFHTVESGDSLSKIAKKYYGNAMKYPEIFEANKPMLKDPNKIYPGQVLRIPALED, from the coding sequence ATGGGATTATTTTCATTTATTAAAGATGCTGGGGCTAATATTTTCGGAAAAGGAAAAAGTAGCACGAATGAAGCATCAGATGCTGCGGCTGCCGCTGCTGCAACCTTAGCTGCCGAAACTGCTGCCGCTTCAAAACTTAAGGAAACAATATCAGATTTAAATTTAAAGGTTAGCGATTTAAATGTTGTAATAGCAGGAGATAAAGCAACTGTAACGGGAATGGCATACGACCAAACTACAAAAGAAAAAGTTGTTTTAGTCGTTGGTAATTCTAGTGGTATTGCTACTGTAGATGATGAAATGACTGTAGAGCATGCCGAACCAGAAGCACAATTTCACACGGTTGAAAGCGGAGATTCTTTAAGCAAGATAGCTAAGAAATATTATGGAAATGCTATGAAGTATCCAGAGATTTTTGAGGCTAATAAACCCATGTTAAAGGATCCGAATAAAATTTATCCAGGACAAGTATTGCGTATTCCTGCTTTAGAGGATTAA
- a CDS encoding voltage-gated chloride channel family protein: protein MKFEHLKQKLASFEQIPSLYYLIKWLIICTFLGIVAGGISAFFLKALEWATAYRESNLWIIALLPIGGFIIGTTYHLFGNSVVKGNNLLLEEFHSPKKIIPFKMAPLVLFGTIVTHLFGGSAGREGTAVQIGGAVADQFTKIFKLSNRDRKIVLIAGISAGFASVFGTPLAGGIFALEVLILGRIRLDAIVPSFLAAVLANYFCEIWDIHHTHYQIASVAEMNPINLLWAILAGIIFGLVAMLFSKTTHFWGNQFKKFIKYPPLRPTIGGIILAITIYSIGTTKYIGLGVPTIVEAFNSPLNSYDFLAKLLFTSFTLGAGFKGGEVTPLFYIGATLGNVLIWFIPLPMGLLAGMGFVAVFAGATNTPIACTVMGIELFGIEAGVFIAIACSVSYLFSGHTGVYTSQIIGSPKNTSVFREKGLSLSEIDDKRHHK, encoded by the coding sequence ATGAAATTTGAACATCTTAAACAAAAACTAGCCTCATTCGAACAAATCCCTTCCTTATATTACCTAATTAAATGGCTTATAATTTGCACATTTCTAGGGATTGTAGCTGGGGGAATCTCTGCTTTTTTTCTAAAGGCTTTAGAATGGGCCACTGCATATAGAGAATCTAATTTATGGATTATTGCCCTTTTACCTATAGGGGGTTTTATAATAGGAACCACCTATCACCTCTTCGGAAACAGTGTTGTAAAAGGAAACAATTTACTCCTAGAAGAATTCCACTCGCCTAAGAAAATTATTCCGTTTAAAATGGCGCCATTGGTATTATTCGGAACCATAGTTACCCATTTATTTGGAGGTTCTGCTGGCCGTGAAGGTACTGCCGTACAAATAGGAGGAGCAGTGGCCGATCAGTTTACAAAAATATTTAAACTCTCTAATCGCGACAGAAAAATTGTATTAATTGCGGGTATAAGCGCCGGTTTTGCTTCGGTTTTCGGAACTCCTTTAGCTGGTGGTATTTTTGCCTTAGAGGTTTTAATTCTTGGAAGGATTCGTTTAGACGCTATTGTTCCTAGCTTTTTGGCAGCTGTTTTAGCGAATTATTTTTGTGAAATTTGGGATATTCATCATACCCATTATCAAATTGCTAGCGTTGCAGAAATGAATCCCATAAATTTACTTTGGGCCATTCTAGCAGGGATTATTTTTGGGTTGGTTGCCATGTTATTTTCTAAAACCACTCATTTTTGGGGAAATCAGTTTAAAAAATTCATTAAATATCCACCGTTACGACCAACAATTGGTGGTATCATTTTAGCCATAACAATCTATAGTATTGGTACAACAAAATATATTGGTTTAGGAGTGCCAACCATAGTAGAAGCCTTTAATTCGCCTTTAAACTCTTACGACTTTTTAGCCAAATTATTATTTACCTCGTTTACTCTTGGTGCTGGTTTTAAAGGTGGCGAGGTTACACCTTTATTTTATATTGGAGCGACCTTAGGTAATGTTCTCATTTGGTTTATTCCGTTGCCAATGGGTTTACTTGCAGGCATGGGATTTGTCGCTGTATTTGCAGGAGCAACAAACACCCCTATTGCGTGCACTGTTATGGGCATAGAATTATTTGGTATAGAAGCAGGTGTATTTATTGCTATTGCCTGCAGCGTGTCTTATTTGTTCTCTGGACACACTGGTGTTTACACCTCACAAATTATTGGAAGTCCGAAAAACACTAGTGTATTTAGAGAAAAAGGACTTTCTTTATCTGAAATTGACGACAAAAGACATCATAAATGA
- a CDS encoding NAD(P)H-dependent glycerol-3-phosphate dehydrogenase, translated as MSKELKYAVFGAGSWATAIVKILCENLDEVGWYMRSVYTKEHLLKEQHNPNYLSSVEFKTENLILSNNINEIATYADVLIFAIPSAFMQSELEKLTVDISNKTVVSAVKGIIPESGLLVGEHFHEVYNIPFNNIAVIAGPCHAEEVALERLSYLTISCADSKKAKAIAENFSSNYIKTKISDDVIGTEYAVMLKNIYAIAAGIAHGLGYGDNFQSVLMSNAIREMKRFIKKMHKMKRNINNSAYLGDLLVTGYSVFSRNRMFGNMIGKGYTVKSAQMEMSMVAEGYYATKSAHLLNDKNKKKTKLPIIDAVYEILYEGKDPKATFAKLTNKLD; from the coding sequence ATGAGTAAAGAATTAAAATATGCCGTATTTGGTGCGGGTAGTTGGGCCACTGCTATTGTAAAAATACTTTGCGAAAATCTTGACGAAGTAGGTTGGTATATGCGTAGTGTTTACACAAAAGAACATTTATTAAAAGAACAACACAACCCTAATTATTTAAGCTCGGTAGAATTTAAAACCGAAAATCTTATACTAAGCAATAATATTAATGAAATTGCCACCTATGCCGATGTTTTAATTTTTGCCATTCCTTCTGCTTTTATGCAAAGTGAATTAGAGAAATTAACAGTAGATATTTCTAATAAAACCGTAGTTTCTGCCGTAAAAGGAATTATTCCCGAATCTGGATTATTAGTAGGAGAACATTTTCATGAAGTTTATAATATTCCGTTTAATAACATTGCAGTAATTGCTGGTCCTTGCCATGCAGAGGAGGTTGCTTTAGAGCGCTTATCGTATCTTACGATCTCTTGTGCCGATTCTAAAAAAGCGAAAGCCATAGCCGAAAATTTTTCAAGTAATTATATAAAAACAAAAATTAGCGACGATGTTATTGGCACAGAATACGCAGTAATGCTTAAAAACATTTATGCTATTGCAGCCGGAATTGCACATGGCTTAGGGTACGGAGACAATTTCCAGAGTGTACTTATGAGTAACGCGATTCGCGAAATGAAACGTTTTATAAAGAAGATGCACAAAATGAAACGTAACATTAATAATTCGGCTTATTTAGGCGATTTATTAGTAACTGGGTATTCTGTATTTTCTAGAAACAGAATGTTCGGAAACATGATTGGCAAAGGCTATACCGTGAAATCTGCACAGATGGAAATGAGTATGGTTGCCGAGGGGTATTACGCTACAAAAAGTGCGCATTTATTAAACGACAAGAATAAGAAAAAAACCAAATTGCCTATTATTGATGCCGTTTACGAAATTTTGTATGAAGGTAAAGATCCTAAAGCAACCTTTGCAAAACTTACCAACAAATTAGATTAA
- the pheS gene encoding phenylalanine--tRNA ligase subunit alpha encodes MIDKIKELIAEAEGFKAQSKEEVEAFRIKYLGKKGLLNEYFAEFKNVANEQKKEFGQVINQLKNTAQERVEALKAELEGNEEAKGIYGDLSRPGEPISIGARHPISIVKNQIIDIFSRIGFNVSEGPEIEDDWHNFTALNLPEYHPARDMQDTFFIQTNPDVLLRTHTSSVQVRYMENNAPPIRTISPGRVYRNEAISARSHCFFHQVEGLYIDKDVSFADLKQTLQYFTTEMFGKSKIRLRPSYFPFTEPSAEIDVYWGLETESDYRITKGTGWLEIGGCGMVDPNVLENCKIDSKAYSGFAFGVGIDRIAMLLHQINDIRLLSENDVRFLEQFKSTI; translated from the coding sequence ATGATTGATAAAATAAAAGAACTTATTGCTGAAGCAGAAGGATTTAAAGCACAGTCTAAAGAAGAAGTTGAAGCATTCCGTATTAAATACTTAGGTAAAAAAGGATTGTTAAACGAGTATTTTGCTGAGTTTAAAAATGTGGCTAACGAACAAAAAAAAGAGTTTGGCCAAGTCATTAATCAGCTTAAAAATACGGCACAAGAGCGTGTAGAGGCTTTAAAAGCTGAATTGGAAGGCAATGAAGAAGCAAAGGGAATTTATGGCGATTTATCTCGTCCGGGAGAACCTATTTCTATAGGTGCACGTCATCCTATTTCTATTGTAAAAAATCAAATTATCGATATTTTTTCACGCATTGGATTTAATGTTAGTGAAGGTCCAGAAATCGAAGACGACTGGCACAACTTTACAGCATTAAACTTGCCAGAATATCATCCGGCTCGCGATATGCAGGATACGTTTTTTATTCAAACCAATCCCGATGTATTATTAAGAACCCATACAAGTTCTGTACAAGTCCGTTATATGGAAAATAATGCACCTCCAATTCGTACTATTTCTCCTGGGCGTGTGTATAGAAACGAAGCTATTTCGGCACGTTCTCACTGTTTCTTTCACCAAGTTGAAGGCTTGTATATAGATAAAGATGTAAGCTTTGCAGATTTAAAGCAAACACTACAATATTTTACTACCGAAATGTTCGGGAAATCTAAAATCCGTCTACGTCCGTCATACTTCCCGTTTACAGAACCTAGTGCAGAAATTGATGTGTATTGGGGTTTAGAAACAGAATCTGATTACCGTATTACCAAAGGAACCGGTTGGTTAGAAATTGGTGGTTGTGGTATGGTAGATCCTAATGTATTAGAGAATTGTAAAATTGATTCTAAAGCCTATTCAGGATTTGCTTTTGGTGTGGGTATAGACCGAATTGCGATGTTATTACACCAAATTAACGACATCAGATTATTAAGTGAAAACGATGTGCGTTTCTTAGAGCAGTTTAAGTCTACAATTTAA
- a CDS encoding CvpA family protein, giving the protein MTLLDIILAVILLFGLVRGFMNGLFVEIASLLALIIGIYGAIHFSAFTATLFQDKVDWDENYISIVAFAVTFVVIVLVIGLAGKALTKLANFAFLGIVNKILGGIFGMLKIGLIASIALNIFANLNDTIPFMEKKDLEKSILYEPVIAISTKLYPAIKEKVDEKKKDILSGN; this is encoded by the coding sequence ATGACTTTATTAGATATTATTCTTGCAGTAATACTCCTTTTTGGCTTAGTTCGCGGATTCATGAACGGCCTTTTTGTAGAAATCGCATCTTTACTTGCTTTGATTATTGGAATTTATGGGGCCATCCATTTTAGTGCTTTTACTGCAACTCTTTTTCAAGATAAAGTAGATTGGGATGAAAACTATATTAGTATAGTGGCTTTTGCGGTTACCTTCGTTGTTATAGTATTGGTTATAGGTTTGGCAGGAAAAGCTCTAACAAAACTCGCTAATTTTGCATTTTTAGGTATCGTAAATAAAATTTTAGGAGGCATTTTTGGCATGTTAAAAATAGGTTTAATTGCAAGTATAGCTCTAAATATTTTTGCCAATTTAAACGATACCATTCCTTTTATGGAGAAAAAAGACCTTGAAAAATCTATACTTTACGAACCTGTAATTGCCATTTCTACAAAACTCTATCCTGCTATTAAGGAAAAGGTAGACGAAAAGAAAAAAGACATCTTATCTGGCAATTAA
- a CDS encoding PepSY domain-containing protein: MTISIWRYSHLALAVSSFVFIVLASVTGVILAFEPISNQIQPYKVDDFNTVTLAETIQHLKTNYVEILNVDIDENDFVSASVITDAGDSETFYINPKTGEKIGDIIEKAPLFKWATNFHRSLFLKSIGRIFVGIASFLLFLIAISGTVLIIKRQRSVKRFFNKIVNENFSQYYHVVLGRLSLIPILIITLTGVYLSLYRFDLLPKETLTHNVNYEEIKESPKLSIQDQPFFRDTKLSDVRQIEFPFSEDVEDYFTIKLKDREVLVNQFTGDILSEVNYPLIALASRLSINLHTGNGSIIWALILAIACINILFFVYSGFVMTLKRRRVQLKNTFKKDASKYVILIGSENGSTLQYANMLHKQLLKIGESSFIAELNNVSTYKSCKHLVVITATYGQGEAPENANRFAEKFKEIQSDHAYSYAVVGFGSLAYPDFCKYALDVDALFQKDPNAVQLLEPFSIHNKSFEAYTQWINSWSKKVGLQIKLPGDDLVERKKRKRYFTVLDKTFAKDNPDDTFTMALKPKLGLVRFQSGDLLAIQPKADSIERLYSVGKVNNTIFLSVKRQELGLCSNYLNDLKSGNSIKARLVKNKEFRLPNRIKQVLMIANGTGIAPFLGMINQNTSGQNMQLYWGGRTEASFGIYKALIDDSLKANKLQKFELAYSQQYETKVYVQNLLERDAKQVAEVLKQKGVIMICGSITMQQGVLATLEHICEQHLEHPLSIYKNRGQLKLDCY; the protein is encoded by the coding sequence ATGACAATTTCAATTTGGAGATATAGCCACCTTGCGCTGGCTGTATCTTCTTTTGTTTTTATAGTATTAGCCTCTGTAACTGGAGTTATTTTGGCATTCGAACCTATTTCTAATCAAATTCAACCCTATAAAGTTGACGATTTTAATACGGTTACTCTGGCCGAAACCATACAGCATTTAAAAACAAATTATGTTGAAATTTTAAATGTAGATATAGATGAAAATGATTTTGTTTCAGCATCGGTAATAACAGATGCGGGTGATTCTGAAACCTTTTATATCAACCCCAAAACAGGTGAAAAAATTGGAGATATTATAGAAAAAGCGCCGCTCTTTAAATGGGCAACAAATTTTCATAGATCCCTATTTTTAAAATCCATTGGGCGTATTTTTGTAGGTATTGCCTCCTTTTTATTATTCCTAATCGCAATTTCTGGAACCGTTTTAATTATTAAAAGACAGCGCAGTGTTAAACGCTTTTTTAATAAGATTGTTAACGAGAATTTTTCGCAGTATTATCATGTGGTTTTAGGGCGTTTGTCTTTAATTCCTATACTTATTATTACACTTACAGGTGTATATTTATCCTTATATCGTTTCGATTTATTACCGAAGGAAACCCTTACACATAACGTAAATTACGAGGAGATAAAGGAGTCTCCAAAACTCAGTATCCAAGATCAACCATTTTTTCGTGATACAAAACTATCAGATGTTCGTCAAATAGAATTTCCGTTTTCTGAAGATGTAGAAGATTATTTTACTATAAAACTTAAAGATCGCGAAGTTTTGGTAAATCAATTTACTGGCGATATTTTAAGCGAGGTAAATTACCCATTAATAGCCCTGGCTTCTCGATTAAGTATTAATTTACATACAGGAAATGGGAGTATTATATGGGCCTTAATTTTAGCAATTGCCTGTATTAACATTCTGTTTTTTGTGTATTCTGGTTTTGTAATGACTTTAAAGCGTCGTCGTGTTCAGCTTAAAAATACCTTTAAAAAAGATGCTAGTAAATATGTTATCTTAATTGGGTCGGAAAACGGAAGCACCTTACAATATGCGAATATGCTTCATAAGCAACTCTTAAAAATAGGAGAATCCAGTTTTATAGCAGAATTAAATAACGTTTCTACTTATAAAAGTTGCAAGCATCTAGTCGTTATTACGGCAACTTACGGGCAAGGAGAAGCTCCAGAAAATGCCAACCGATTTGCCGAAAAATTTAAAGAAATCCAATCAGATCATGCTTACAGTTATGCCGTAGTTGGTTTTGGGTCTTTGGCCTATCCCGATTTTTGTAAATATGCTTTAGATGTAGATGCCTTGTTTCAAAAAGACCCTAATGCCGTTCAGCTTTTAGAGCCTTTTAGTATTCATAACAAATCTTTTGAGGCCTATACACAATGGATTAATTCTTGGTCGAAAAAAGTAGGATTGCAAATTAAATTGCCGGGAGATGATTTAGTTGAACGTAAAAAAAGAAAACGATATTTTACAGTTTTAGATAAAACTTTTGCAAAAGATAATCCAGATGATACGTTTACCATGGCATTAAAACCTAAACTAGGATTGGTAAGGTTTCAATCTGGCGATTTGTTAGCCATTCAGCCAAAAGCAGATAGTATCGAGCGCTTATATTCTGTGGGTAAAGTGAATAATACCATTTTCTTAAGTGTAAAGCGTCAAGAACTTGGTTTGTGTTCTAATTATTTAAACGATTTAAAGTCTGGTAATTCTATAAAGGCTAGATTGGTAAAGAACAAAGAATTCCGACTTCCCAACCGAATAAAACAGGTGCTAATGATAGCCAATGGTACTGGAATTGCTCCATTTTTAGGAATGATAAACCAGAATACCTCTGGGCAAAATATGCAATTGTATTGGGGAGGGAGAACAGAAGCCTCTTTCGGTATTTATAAGGCGCTGATTGATGATAGTTTAAAGGCAAACAAGCTTCAAAAATTCGAGCTAGCGTATTCGCAACAATACGAGACTAAAGTGTATGTGCAAAATCTTTTAGAACGCGATGCCAAGCAAGTGGCCGAAGTTTTAAAACAGAAAGGAGTAATAATGATTTGCGGTTCTATAACCATGCAGCAAGGAGTTTTAGCAACTCTAGAACACATTTGTGAGCAACATTTAGAACATCCGTTAAGTATTTATAAAAACCGAGGGCAGCTTAAACTAGATTGCTATTAA